One Mus pahari chromosome 10, PAHARI_EIJ_v1.1, whole genome shotgun sequence genomic window, ggatttatttcattgaaattttGTTGGATAGGTTTACATAGCTTGTGCTGTTTTTGCGAAGGGGTTGAACAATAGAACCAGGAGTGATACTATAATGTATAAGGCCATAAGGCTTTGTGCTGTCAAAGCCACATCAATCCTGTCTCAGCTCCTTGCGTTTGGTTTAAATTGATGAGAAAACACACTCAGAATTTTTGCTCTTCATCTGCCTGCATATGCTTCTTTCTCTAATTGGTGCAAAATTTATTTTGCTGCTACATATAGGAGAGGaatctttcaaattcattaagAAAACACTTTAAGTTTGTGATCAAAATTAACAAGTAAGAAATTTAAAGGAGATATATGTAGGCCTTtgacaggaaatgaaaataatacattgGTAATTTTATAAcctctattttaattttagtttcattTGTAAGAGAAGTAAAggtcttccaaaaaaaaaaacatacttagtTTTTATGTGAGATCAGGCATTTTCATTGTAGTATGATAGTAaactaaatacatattttctaattctacaGAAATCTTCAAAGAATGGGCACTGGGAATCATTCTGCAGCAGTTGTGTTTGTCTTGGTGGGATTAACACAGCAGCCTGAGCTCCTGCTGCCCCTCTTCATTCTGTTCCTGGGCATCTATGTGGTGACAGCAGTGGGGAACCTGGGCATGATCCTGCTCATCACAGTCAGCCCACTGCTTCATACTCCTATGTACTATTTCCTCAGCAGCTTATCCTGTGTTGATCTCTGCTATTCCACTGTCATTACACCCAAAATGCTGGTGAACTTCCTTGGAAAGAAAAATTTGATTGTCTATTCAGAATGCATGGCCCAGCTCTTtctctttgtgatttttgtgGTGGCTGAGGGTTACCTCCTGACTGCCATGGCATATGATCGCTACGTGGCTATCTGTAGACCATTGCTATATAATGTGATCATGTCCTCCAGACTTTGCTCATTGCTAGTGTTGGTTGCTTTCATCTTAGGCTTTATTTCTGCCTTAGCACACACAAGTGCTATGATGAATCTGAGCTTCTGTAAATCCCACATCATAAGCCATTATTTCTGTGATGTTCTTCCCCTCCTAAACCTCTCCTGCTCTGACACAAAGCTGAATGAGCTTCTTCTATTTATCATTGCAGGCTTCAACACCTTGGTGCCCACCCTAGCTGTTGCCATCTCTTATGTCTTCATATTCTGCAGCATCCTCCACATCAAGTCATCAAAGGGCAGGTCCAAAGCCTTTGGAACCTGCAGCTCTCATCTCATGGCTGTGGGGATTTTCTTTGGGTCTATCACCTTCATGTATTTCAAGCCTCCTTCAAGTAACTCTCTGGAGCAAGAGAAGGTGTCTTCTGTGTTCTATACCACGGTGATCCCCATGCTGAACCCATTAATATATAGTTTGAGGAACAAAGATGTAAAGAAAGCATTGGGCAGATTTCTGGCAGGGAGATAAGTTTTACATTCAACATATGATACATGGTAGAAGTGAATTGTTctaatgcaaatatatttttctattcatttttatttctctcttgaaATATTCAGAATATCTATGCTTGTGGTACTGGGATTAATCTCAGAGGATTTCATGTTTTAGGCAAACACTATACCATGGAGCTATATCTAATATCCATGTTTTTTTTCAAATGCCATGCCATGTGGAGTGATTCAATATTTCAACACAATAGAAAATGATTTGGTAAACATCATATCATCGTTTGACAGGAAAACAACTTTTTCTATTATACAAAAAGGAATGATATGGcagattttctttattctgaCTCTTCTCATCCTAATAGTCAGTATTGATTACTGAAATGTTTCTAGGTTTGGAATTCAGGCATAGGGTGTGGGGCCTCAGGGACCATTTCAGGATCCAGAAACAACTGTGACTAGCTCTGTCAAACAGTCCCAATAGAAAAAGCTCAGCTTCTTTAATTCAAGATTTCAATGACTGTGTCATATTTTGATGTTATAATTTTACCTCCTTTCTCCCTATCTTCTATGACTTATTCTCCCTTTTTAACTTCTATCTGTAAGATTTTTGAGCCTTAGATGGGATAGTAGTACAAATGACTTGATTAAGCTTCAGGCCTTAACTTTCACTTTTCCCCAGCATTTCAGGGAACCATTAGTCTCTATTTACCACTGTTCAGTGTAAATGGCAACTTTTTAAATTAGTGTTGAGAACATATTTTGCCTAAGGGTATAATCAAAATAGAAGACATCTTGTAATTATTACTATTTGGAAAACCAATATTAGCATTTCCCATCACAGAACTGGTCAGTAGATTACTGATGGAGTCTGGGATTTTGGGAGCCAATATCTTCAGTAGTATCAGTACAGTGACCATGAAAATCCAATACATGTTTCTAACCCCAAGGATGCAAATCAAATGTTCTTGACCATAACCAGGGGACAGAAAAATGTATAGATAATGTGAAATAAGATTGTTAGGGAAAAGAGAACCAAACAAGAGAaggacagagatgagagagtttggagtttaaagaataaaaatgaaagatgcaTAAAACATATGTAAGAAGTAGATAAGtaataaattgtatatttttaaaacaaaaacctgcaaTACTAGAGATAGTAGACTGGTCACTaatactgaatatttttaaatttacaactGGATTGTGGGTCCATTCATTAATAGTTCAGAGGACATAACAAAtgcacaagaaaatgaaaagcagtgCAGGAGAAAAACAGTTGCAGATGGGTAGTTTCAGTGTGTAGTTTTTTGCTTAGTGTAAGTTAATATATGGTTTTCCTATTCAAAACATTCAAGATTCTAAATTTCCATTAggtcttgactttcatgtgtcaATAGCTACTTATACTAAAACAATGATAAAGTGTACACCCACCacattatgattattattaagTATATGTTGTCATTCAATTAGCTGAAATATAAGGAATCCCATGAGAGTGTAAAaatgaggaaagaaggaaaatagttatttttaattgcaGTCAATATAATAGCTTACTCCTAAATCCCTAGACAATCACTAATAAAACTAACCTAAAACTTCAGTATGCTATTGAGACATAAATTAATActcagaattcagtaggaattaTAGCTACAAGATTCAAACCCCACTGGAATGAAGAGTCAAtagaatatatgtgcatgtactgAACAAAGAAAGTGAATAATTAATCTGAAGGAAATTCTCAAATACATCCAAAAGATCCAGAAGCaaacttaaatacataaataaaaaacctTAATCCTTAAATAGAATATGTCAATATTTAAAGattctagttttaaaattaacttacaaatttgacaaaacactaacaaaatatccataataaattttatgtttcttgccatttatttttttactcatagaaacatcatacacacaaatttaTCAAGGAGAAGTTGAAGCACATGGAGGTGTACATGTTTAAGGAACAAACTTTACTTTTGATACACATAAATTTTTGGGACTATTGCTGCAGTCAAAATGACAAATAGTTGATTATGTTTCATGACTCTTCTTTTGATCTCAGCCTGTAGAAAATAGCTGATATTCACATAGTCCCAGAAAACTGGAGAttgacatttttatcatttcatacaaatagatattttattaatatgtacTTAGGTTTCATTTATCAATGCAAtcatatgatataatataaaacatttttcttattttaaatgtattgtatGTATGGATTTATGACAGTATATTTACTTAGTTATTAGTGATCATCAGGGTATTTTGGTCTATTACAATTAGAGTTGTTATCAGTTCCATCATGGTatcataatttaaagaaatatttggttTAGGTATTTGTATATTATGCTAAATGAGTTCTTAGTCATGCATCAGACAGTCAATCTGCTTCTGAAtaagaagaattttaaatttttagcaCTTATAAGAGTTATTTGATATAATTTAAAGccaaaatttgattttataaggCTATTTTGATGTTATCAATTTTAATGTATGTCTATTTCATGCTTTTCGAATTGGCTTCTTCCAATGATTAAAGATACTAAATGTGTTATAATGTGCTCTATATTCATTTATCTTACTGTATCAGTTGTGTTAATATTGACAACACTGGTTAATAATTTAATTAGGCAGTGGTATACTCAAAAGACCCCACATGTCTCTTCCAACTATTGACTATTGGTgtgatttattattaataatattcatGAAGATTTATTCTTTTGCATTAATGAATAAATCTACTACCAATAATCATAAGATTCTGTTATGAATTAACAGATTATTAATTTTagattagagattttttttcttaataattcttATTCTTACAAACATTTGAGACTATAGCTACTTGAGGATAGCTCCAAATTTGATATCTAGATTAAAAGTTTGATGTACAAAACTTTCATCTAAATTTCTCAAAAGAATTTTAGCAAAAATTTGAAAGatgttttaaagcaaaaatattatTATACCCAAGTTACTGAGGACAGTATAATTCTCATAAATTGTGCCAGTGAAATAAAATAGATCACTTCTTCTACCTaccaaatacattatataaatacatgtgggttttgttttgttttgttttgttttacatgttaCAGAACCAAGCCATTTTATTTTGGGCCTAGAGAAGGCATCTAGGACAAGGTAGCCTTTGACAGGGTTTTGCCATCTCCACGATCTACCCATTGTCAGTACTTTTCCCTAACACTTCATTAATCAGCATTTGGCTTCCATCTTTCAGCATCCCATCTAGTGACTAAGCACTCCATTAATGTTCACTTGTTCAGTAAATAGAAATCACTCCTTATATCATATTTCATTCTTTAATGAAGctctttgaaattatttattatacttttcatgattatattataattatatcatttcccccctttttttcctctccacaaacccaCCTATATGGCCCTACTTATTCTCTTTCTAGTTCATGGAATCTATTTTTCATTAGCTGTTCTTAAATAGAGCTACTGAATTAATGAATCTTGGACTAAACTTGCAACTGCCACTTTACTACACAACCAAAATATTTAGTTACAGTATAAATACTttttcttatacccacagataataaatattcttttaaagaaaaaagatataaatataattttaaaaataatgaagtggaaactttgaCTTAGATCTCAGAGTCAGGCATGTTCTCTATCTCTCCCTCAAAAGAATTTGAGATTATCTTCTGGACAAaaattcatatgcacatacacagaatgTATAACAAAGTTACagatattcacatacacacataccaacatacacatatacatacactcactcatgcgtgaatgcatacacacaagctcacacactgtacatttgtaaatatatagataaataaataaataagacagggATTCTACATGTATATCATTGATGCacacaggagaaaaggaaatccaCAGAAGGACATAGAAATGACAGCTTCTGCATAAGGAAAGTGTCTGAAATGACAAATGAAGTACAGTTTAGATGATGTTGACAATTATTATATGTGTTGACTATTCCAGATCCAAATTCCAGATCCAAATTCAagttttctagaaataaaataacatctaACAGCATCTGCCTACCATTCACAAAGTTTCTTCATTCGCTACCTATAAATTCTCTTTCACCATTAATGGTGTATGAACCACACAAAGTCTTCATAGGTGACTGATGATATAAGTACTCTCTTTCATCCATAAGAGCACAATTGTGTCCCATCTAGGTTTAAATTTCCAAAATCTCTTAGATATAATTCATGAATTTTCAGTTATGGTTTAGAAATAACAAATATATGGCAAAGCCATGTGATTGAAATTCTTCAATTTCTATCAAGAACCCCATGACGTTGAAATGACAGCTcatttatttaagatatttagGGGAAATAATGAGAAAATCATGTGTTGATGAAGTGGTAACTAAGAGGTAAAAGTACAGTTGCAGAGATAAGAGCAAAGACCAtgcaaaggaagagaaatttCCAGATATACTGCTAATTTGAAAGAGATAGTCAAtgctgataaaataatttattagttcATCTTGAGTTGTTTTCCCTTAATCTTCAAGATTCCAAAGCACTGGCGACATCTGTGTTATCTAttgcagagaaaggaaaggctttTGAAGACACCATAGTATTTAAGTATTAGGATCTAAGCCTTTCTCTATcactttttagaaagaaaaggccCTTGCTATAGCATTTTCTTTAGAGAACATTTTACTTCCTTATTTCTTAGGCTATAGATCAAAGGATTTAGCATAGGTATCACCAGGTTATTCAAGACTTGAACTGCTGCATTAAGCAAGCCATTGGGAGTAGGCTGTAGGCATTTGTAGACCATTGGCATGAAGGCAAGGAGGATGGAAGTGATATGGGTACTGCAGGTAGAGAAGGCTCTGTGCCGCCCCTTAATAGAGTGGATCTGAATAATGGAGAAAAGGATGAAGCTGTAAGAGGTGCAGATGAGGAGGAAGCAGCTGAGGGGCGTCAGCCCACACTGACGAAACCCACCATCTCTAGGGTTGATGTGTTCGTACAAGCCAGCTTTAGCATCACTTAGTTATCACAGAAGTAATAATCCACCTCATTGGGACCACAGTAGGGCAACGGAAAGGTGAGAATGATCAGAAAAGTAGCATGAATACAGACAAAAAATGATGTCCCCacagccatggtggcacacactttgtGGTTCATGATTATTGAATACCTTAGAGGGAAGCATATGGCAATAAAGTGGTCATAAGCCATCACTATGTACAGGAAACACTCAGTACAGCCAAGGAAATGATAGAAGAAGAGCTGGCAAACACAGCCTGCATaggagatggctctgctgtttcctgagaggtagAACAGCATCTTGGGAGagctaatggaagagaaaaaatatcACACACTGACAGCTGGcacaggaagaagtacatgggtgtgtgaagccgactggaagagaaaatctcaaggACTATGAGCAAGTTCCCCACTAAGGTGAAgttgtagaaaaacaaaaacaggacaaAGAGCATGATCTCCACACCCTTTGTATGAGGGATGCCCAGAAGGATAAACGGAGTCACAACTGAGATATTCCTCAAAGTTTCAAGGCATGGACAATGAATCCAAACACAAAATTTTTCTCATGAAtatgttgggtttgtttgttgtttgtttaataaacACTCTTATGTTACAGGAGCAGATCTACGTTGaggaaaaaacatgaaaacaataaAGTGTATTAATATAACTGAGAACTTTCAGTTTTTGCTGAGTTGGACAAAAGTTCAACCTTGATTTTAACCTTAATTATATTGATCTTGATAGGTTAAGATTATAATTAAGATTATAGCCAGAATACAATTCATTTTACTAAGGACTTTGTGAAGCAGAAAAAGCAAACATGGAAAAGGAGatcaacaaccaaagagcacTCCATTCATAAGAGAgactttgcttcttcttcttctttgttctctcatTGGGTATAGGAAGTGTTAACATTATAGGACAGAAATGTGATGTGTGCAGTTTCTGTCATAATTAGGACACAAGCGGGAGTAACAATCATTGTGTAAGCAGAGTTCACCAACTGTTTATCCAATAGCAAATGgtctgtctgaaaaacaaacatacaagtaaAAATTACACAGACTGAGCAGATTTTATTTAGGAATGTCTGTGTATGTAACAACATGTAATGAAAATTAAGGCTGTGAACTTGTAAAAGAACAAGGAGAAGATATATGCCAGGAttttgggaggaaaagaaagaggaagaaatttcCTAATTGTATTACAATCTCAAATAAAACTAAGTAGATAAAATATAGGATTTTGTCATGATTGGGATAATCTATCTAAAGTATATAATGTAACCCATATTTTCAAATGCAGTACATCAGTGACTACAGAAAAATGAATTACGTTTATTCCTTAGTATCCTTCCCAGTACTTCCTTTTGTACTTTCTTCCTGCTTCATGCTAGCTGTGGCCCTACAACTCTTATGAGTCTGGAAAAATGtataaacaacataaaaaacaaaacttgtagaTAAAACTTTTTTGTGTGACAGGGTAGGAGCCCAAGAATCAACATGGGTGACCTTAGATGTGACTCATAAAATtggatatggaacctaaagaggccacCTTCTGTAGAACTAGCAATAACACCAGTGGACTGGTAGAGATACCAACCCAACAAAAAAACTTTCAACACAGAATTCATCCTACCTACAAGAATGCGGGCACAAGGGttggaacagagagagacaggctttaagacccatcctatgggcaaacaccaatccctgacactagtagtaatattctgttatgcttgcagacagaaacgttgttctctgagagaccccacccagaagctgactcagaAAGATTctgagacccacagacaaacagtggatggagcttaggTGCTATTTAGGAAGAATGGGAGGATTTAGGGCCCTAAAGTGGATAGAGACTCTACGGGAAGACctacagattcaactaacctAGACTCTTGGGGCTCTTAGAactgaaccagcaaccaaagaatgTACATGAGGTCACCTAGGCTTACCTTCATTGGCTACATTGTGGTCTcactgggagaggaagtgcctagcctcacagaaatGTAAAGTGCCAGGGTCTGGGTTATTAAGGGTCCTCCACCTACTCAGAGCAGAATGGAAGGGGATATGGGGAATGTATTGCAGGTTTGGGGTGACCAGAAGGGTGTGTCAGTGaacaggatgcaaagtgaatatgtataaaattaaattaaattaaattaaaaaaacaagggagctctgggcatactggttagatcattattgttgttcctcctatggggctccaAACTCCTTCAgcctcttgggtactttctccagctccttcattggggaccttctGCTCCATCCAGTGGGtggctatgagcatctacttctgtatttggcaggcacatGATGGTTCTTTGACCCAGTATAgaaaaatgccagggccaggaagcaggagtggtggtGAGAGGTTAGTGAGCAGGCAGAAGCGGGACTAggtagggggttttcggagggaaattcaggaaaggggataacatttgaaatgtaaataaaatacaatacaaatttattttagacGGAAGACCCTTACTTTGACCTGTCCTCATATCTGTTtcacgtctctctctctctctctctctctctctctctctctctctctctctctctctctctctggatcttTCTCTGTCAGCCTgttggtctgtctctgtctctgttcctctgtctgtctcactctgtctctgtgtttgtctctttctGCTATCTGTCTCTGNNNNNNNNNNNNNNNNNNNNNNNNNNNNNNNNNNNNNNNNNNNNNNNNNNNNNNNNNNNNNNNNNNNNNNNNNNNNNNNNgtgtgtgtgtgtgtgtgtgtgtgtgtgtgtgtgtgtgtgtgttggtagagTATATTTCTATAGACAAGGAAATTATGAAAGCAAATGAAGACAGGAATTGCTTCTAGGTATTATGTGTTTAGAATGCAAGTAAGGATTTGGAGAATTCAGAACACTTGTCTCATGTTCACGTTTCATTGGGCCCTTGGTGACAAAACAATATAGAGCTCTGTAATGGATTTTCAGGTAGTTCTAGAAGCATTACCTATGAAGAAAAACAGGTATAATTGACTGATACTAGCTCTTTTGATTAACACAAGAAAGGAAGCACAAATCAATGATGTCTAGAAATTTTCAACACAATCTAGACTCTAAGTAACTCATGAAATATTTTGAGTGCAAATCtaaaaagcaaataagaaaatgccataaATTCCCAGATATTAGATCTGAGATTACACAtgtattatttttgatattacaACATTTATTATCATGTTCTATGAGGTAGGATAATGATACAGAGATTCTAAATGGCTAGAGAGATAATCTGCCTcaatagaaacacacataaaatgttaAGACAAAAATTGacttgaaaatataatgaaagttttaaaatagatGTATTTAATATGAAATTAGCAGTACTAGCCATTTAGtaaaggaaggaaaaccaaatggGTGAGATGTGTTGAAGAACCAATCAGTTTTCACATTTGTAAATAAGTCTCTAAGATCCCACAGAAAATCCTATATAAAAATAGTAGAATTAGAAAACTAGTaatatcagaaaatattaaaacaatgtaTAGAAAATTACCAGcattttgttatataaaaaacaaagatataaaaattaaatagtttAAGTTATAACAGAAGCATTGTACatattttaagatacatttcTCAACCTGTAATTTATAACCACTTTGAGGGTAGACTATAAGATATTCTGaatctcagatatttacattatgagtcataacagtagcaaaattacagttaggaagtagcaatgctATAATTTTATGGGTTTGGTCAccacaaaatgagaaaatgtactAAAAGtttgtagcattaggaagattgagatcCATTGCTTTAGGACATAGAGATTCACCAGCTAGGTTGCTCATGGCATAAAGGTAATTACTTCCTAGACAGAGGATATGGATCCATTTCTTATAACACAGCAAACCATCAGAGAAAATCTACTTTCTCAAGATGATCTccaaagtatgtatgtatgtatgtatgtatgtatgtatgtgagatatatatatatatatatatatatatatatatatatatatatatatatatatatatatatatatatatatatatatatatatatatatataaactatacacATATCTTataggcacacatgtatacacaaattcagggacaaaatagataaatggatacaTTAATTCTTCACATAAATTGATTTGAAATCACAAatgtagacattttattttttttaaagatcaataCTGATTGAGCATATGTAAGGAACTGAAGTATTTTCTCAAGTACAATGCCTATTATCTAATGGAATTAAAAGCAGCTCATTTAGTAGATGAGGCAAATTAAGCATTAATGCTTAGTAACTCACCTAGCCACTTATACTACAGTGTTTACTCTGAACCCTGCAGGAAGCACTCTTACCAACTGCATGATCTCAACAGACCCTATATTTCATAGTCCTAATTGATATAAGAGATGAAATATTGTTCAAAAGTTATTATGGTAGCAATGAATTAAATTatcattatatgtatgtatgagtaaaGGAATTACAGCAGTAAAGAAGACGAATCCAACTTCCCATCTCTAGCactatctgttttattttattatttttttttattagtagtagGTTCAACTCTACAGCTTATGGCCTACCCATCCATGGGTTTGTGAATCATTTAATAGTACTAGAAATGACTTTTATCTTGGAGAGTAGGGCATAGATGCAACTATTGAgtactcccataacatttgtgtCCCTAATATAACATTGCAAAAAGTTTCCTAGGAAAATCAAGGATTGTTACTAAGCAAGACTGttgaattttcttctatatagGATAAGTAGAACCTGtagatattaagaaaagaaatcagtagGGTTGAAACTTCCAAGTTGACTCCTACATGACTTCTCCATACACCATGACTcaagtatgtggtatcttcagcaataaggtctgACCATCAAGATCTGGATCATAACTTTTAGTTTGGGTTATTAAGATGTGGAGATACGTATTTAACAAGAGGGAAAGAGTGAACACTCTTGTTTTATCAATGACTTtagtaaaattatttgaattttcttcattaatttaatattggctgtgggcgtatatatttttttttaatgttgggaTAAGTATGCTGCACTCCTAgatttttccataattttaatCATGGAAATatgtttgattttgtcaaaggctttttaagCATCTAATGATGTGATCATGTTGAATAATACGGCTCATATTCAAATATATCTATCTTTATTGTGATCCGGTCATCCTTGTGACATTTAATACTTTTACTTTGTTTGGTAGATTTAGTGTTTTCCGTATTACATTAGAAGGGGgactcctctttttctcttttttaatatcCCATATTCATCTTGCCCCTTCATGagcattttcttccttatatttaagaaagaaatatttttatatgtgccATCCCACAcagattatttcttttctttctctctgctccttttattaaattttttgatgtattttttcaaaaaaatattttaaaaagccttttttatacactatattt contains:
- the LOC110328306 gene encoding olfactory receptor 8D1-like codes for the protein MGTGNHSAAVVFVLVGLTQQPELLLPLFILFLGIYVVTAVGNLGMILLITVSPLLHTPMYYFLSSLSCVDLCYSTVITPKMLVNFLGKKNLIVYSECMAQLFLFVIFVVAEGYLLTAMAYDRYVAICRPLLYNVIMSSRLCSLLVLVAFILGFISALAHTSAMMNLSFCKSHIISHYFCDVLPLLNLSCSDTKLNELLLFIIAGFNTLVPTLAVAISYVFIFCSILHIKSSKGRSKAFGTCSSHLMAVGIFFGSITFMYFKPPSSNSLEQEKVSSVFYTTVIPMLNPLIYSLRNKDVKKALGRFLAGR